The Dreissena polymorpha isolate Duluth1 chromosome 10, UMN_Dpol_1.0, whole genome shotgun sequence genome includes a region encoding these proteins:
- the LOC127848135 gene encoding uncharacterized protein LOC127848135, whose protein sequence is MEAMERVLRSVNLDAHFLKFRSEKITPDIICKLTRKDFVNLGINSNADMMRLRVECIPFGKKNKVFKFEITKDMIHTLLESGFTVKDMAKMLDVSERTVFRRMSQFNIYVHSFTDIDNQTLDKHVRELITEYPRCGEKMIGQILRVRGIKVKRSHLRERLHIVDKEGIQERRHRRLHRRIYNVEAPNYVWHIDSNHKLIRWRFIISGGVDGFSRFVVFLKCIDNNKSKTVYGCFKKAVAKYGIPKKVRTDQGMENLDIARYMLDNGYGMITGKSVHNQRVERMWRDVYEDVLSYFHDLFFYMEEESILDPLDERHIYALHFVFLSNINHKLDTWNEAWANHRLRTVRSTPKRLF, encoded by the exons ATGGAGGCAATGGAACGTGTTTTAAGAAGCGTTAACTTGGatgcacattttttaaaattcaggAGCGAAAAAATAACCCCTGACATAATTTGTAAACTGACAAGGAAAGACTTTGTTAATCTTGGAATTAATAGCAATGCAGATATGATGAGATTACGTGTTGAATGTATCCCATTTGGAAAAAAGAACAAGGTGTTTAAGTTCGAAATAACAAAGGATATGATTCATACATTGTTGGAATCGGGCTTTACTGTGAAAGATATGGCTAAAATGTTGGATGTATCAGAGAGAACAGTGTTTCGCCGAATGAGTCAGTTCAACATATATGTGcacagttttactgatattgaCAACCAAACGCTTGACAAACATGTCAGAGAGCTTATTACCGAGTATCCTCGCTGCGGAGAGAAAATGATAGGACAGATACTTCGTGTGAGAGGAATAAAG GTAAAGAGGTCCCACTTAAGAGAACGACTGCACATTGTCGATAAAGAAGGGATTCAAGAGAGACGCCACAGACGTTTGCACAGAAGAATCTACAACGTGGAGGCCCCAAATTATGTATGGCACATAGATAGTAATCACAAGCTAATTCGATGGAGATTCATTATTTCTGGTGGTGTTGATGGCTTCAGtcgttttgttgtttttcttaaatgtatCGATAACAACAAGTCCAAAACAGTATACGGCTGCTTTAAGAAAGCTGTAGCAAAATATGGGATTCCAAAGAAAGTTCGAACAGATCAAGGAATGGAAAATCTTGATATTGCCAGATATATGCTGGATAACGGTTATGGAATGATAACTGGCAAAAGCGTTCATAACCAGCGTGTTGAGAGAATGTGGAGGGATGTGTACGAAGATGTTCTGTCTTACTTCCATGACCTTTTCTTTTATATGGAAGAGGAAAGTATTCTAGATCCTCTGGATGAGCGCCACATATACGCACTGCATTTTGTTTTCCTTTCGAacataaaccataaacttgaCACGTGGAATGAGGCGTGGGCAAACCACAGATTGCGAACTGTTCGTTCTACTCCTAAACGTTTGTTTTAG